In a genomic window of Amphiprion ocellaris isolate individual 3 ecotype Okinawa chromosome 13, ASM2253959v1, whole genome shotgun sequence:
- the nkx3-2 gene encoding homeobox protein Nkx-3.2, producing the protein MAVRGNSLMPFSIQAILNKKDDSRHLPDLDMCFSKTTCWKIFGEMNGGSRRNDGEACEPTDQKSYDSDSGLSDDNDSKTPAVCKSEKDGDAASDVPEESLQEETDQESAAAENAKSDSEPNNATDSSNVDEKSLDQPKQRKKRSRAAFSHAQVFELERRFNHQRYLSGPERADLAASLKLTETQVKIWFQNRRYKTKRRQMAADLMASTPAAKKVAVKVLVRDDQRQYSPGEILRPPLLSLQPSYYYPYAYCLPAWTLSACAGNQ; encoded by the exons ATGGCCGTTCGTGGCAACTCGCTGATGCCTTTCTCGATCCAAGCAATCCTGAACAAAAAGGACGACAGCCGACACTTGCCAGATTTGGACATGTGCTTCTCCAAGACGACGTGCTGGAAAATATTCGGGGAGATGAACGGCGGGTCGAGGAGGAACGATGGGGAGGCTTGCGAGCCGACCGACCAGAAAAGCTACGATTCGGACTCGGGACTGAGCGACGACAACGACAGCAAGACTCCGGCCGTGTGCAAGTCAGAGAAGGACGGAGACGCTGCGTCCGATGTACCGGAGGAAAGTCTGCAGGAGGAGACGGACCAAGAGTCTGCAGCTGCGGAAAACGCAAAGAGTGACAGTGAGCCTAATAACGCCACGG ACTCCAGCAACGTGGACGAGAAGAGCCTGGACCAGCCCAAACAGCGGAAGAAGCGCTCCAGAGCCGCCTTCTCTCATGCGCAGGTCTTCGAGCTGGAGCGCCGCTTCAACCACCAGCGGTACCTCTCCGGGCCGGAGCGGGCGGACCTGGCGGCCTCCCTGAAGCTCACAGAGACTCAGGTCAAGATCTGGTTCCAGAACCGCCGGTACAAGACGAAACGCCGCCAGATGGCCGCCGACCTGATGGCGTCGACCCCGGCGGCCAAGAAAGTGGCGGTGAAAGTTCTGGTGCGGGACGACCAGAGACAGTACAGCCCGGGAGAGATCCTGCGGCCCCCGCTGCTCTCCCTGCAGCCGTCCTACTATTACCCGTACGCCTACTGCCTCCCGGCCTGGACACTCTCTGCGTGTGCGGGGAATCAGTGA